The region AAAATGCCGGATAGAAGAAAGCCAAACCGGATACGGCCAGCAAAATAAAACACAAGGCAACAACCCAGTGATTGATGCGTTCACTGCGTTTGTAACGCTGAATTAACTTTGGTTTCATTATGCGTCCTCCTCACCGTGCAAGATTTTACCGTCTTTGCCGATGACTTCAGGTTTATCTTCGCCTTCACGGTTAGGACCTACGGTAATGTAGTGCATCCAACCGGCAACCGCTGCCGCAGCAATACCGAATGTCGCCAAAGGCTTGAGCAAACCTTTCCATACTTTCACGGTTGGGCTGATACTTGGATTCTCAGGCAAGCCGTTGTACAGGTTAGGTTTGTCAGCATGGTGCAAGACATACATCACGTGCGTACCGCCTACGCCTTGCGGGTCATACAGGCCTGCATTTTGATAGCCGCGGCTGTTCAAGTCTTTAATGCGCTCTTGAGCCGCTTCTTTCATGTGCTCCTTGCTACCGAACTGAATTGCGCCGGTCGGGCAGGTTTTCACGCAAGCGGGCTCTTGGCCGACAGCCACGCGGTCCGAACACAAAGTACATTTGTAAGCACGGTTGTCTTCTTTGTTGATGCGCGGAATGTTAAACGGACAGCCTGAAATACAGTAACCGCAACCGATACAGTTTTCCTGATGGAAATCGACAATGCCGTTTTCATACTGAATAATCGCACCCGGTGATGGACACGCTTTCAGACAGCCCGGATCGGCACAGTGCATACAGCCGTCTTTACGAATGAGCCATTCCAGTTTGCCGTGTTCTTCGGTTTCGCTAAAACGCATCACCGTCCAGCTTTTTGCGGTCAAATCAATCGGGTTGTCATACACACCGACGTTTTCACCGATTTCGTCACGAATGTCATTCCATTCCGAACACGCCACCTGACAGGCTTTACAGCCGATACAGGTGCTGACGTCGATTAATTTTGCCACTTCAACCGGTTTACGCACCTGAGGCGGAGGCGTGATACCCGATGTTGCAGAGCGGCGTTTGATGTCTAATGATTGCAATGCCATTGTTCCGCTCCTTACGCTTTCTCAATATTAACCAAGAAGGTTTTGTATTCAGGCGTTTGCGTGTTGCAGTCGCCCACGAAAGGTGTCAGCGTATTCACGATATACTGCTTCCGGCCTGATACGTTTTCCCAACCGCCGTGTAACGGAATACCGACTTGGTGAATGGTTTTGCCGTTAATGATCAACGGTTTCACCCGTTTGGTTACCACCGCTTTGGCTTTGATAAAGCCCCGTTTGGAGCTGACTTTGACCCAATCGCCTTTGACAATGCCTTTTTCCTGCGCCAAATCTTCGCTGATTTCGATGAATTGCTCAGGTTGGGCAATCATCAGCAACTTCACAGACTTGGTCCAGAATTGGAAGTGTTCGGTCAGACGGTAAGTGGTGCCAACATATGGAAACTCTTCAGCCGTACCGATACGGTCTTTCACGCTGTCAAACAAACGCATGGCAGGTGATTGGACCACTTTCGGGTGCAGCGGATTGGTACCAATCGGCGATTCCACAGGCTCGTAGTGTTCAGGGAACGGGCCGTCAACCAGTTTGCGTTGAGCAAACAGACGGCCAACACCTTCTTCGTTCATGATGAACGGACTCATACCGCTGCCCGGTGCCTCATCGGCTTTAAAGTCGGCCACGTCGGCACCGGTCCATTTTTTACCGTCCCACTCAATCAACACACGGTTCGGATCCCAAGGTTTGCCGCTCGGATCCAAGGATGCACGGTTGTACAGGATACGGCGGTTGGCAGGCCATGCCCATGCCCAGCGCGGGGTGTTTCCCAAACCAGTATCGGTATTGTCACGGCGATCCATTTGGTTACCGGCCTGCGTCCA is a window of Neisseria yangbaofengii DNA encoding:
- the fdxH gene encoding formate dehydrogenase subunit beta; its protein translation is MALQSLDIKRRSATSGITPPPQVRKPVEVAKLIDVSTCIGCKACQVACSEWNDIRDEIGENVGVYDNPIDLTAKSWTVMRFSETEEHGKLEWLIRKDGCMHCADPGCLKACPSPGAIIQYENGIVDFHQENCIGCGYCISGCPFNIPRINKEDNRAYKCTLCSDRVAVGQEPACVKTCPTGAIQFGSKEHMKEAAQERIKDLNSRGYQNAGLYDPQGVGGTHVMYVLHHADKPNLYNGLPENPSISPTVKVWKGLLKPLATFGIAAAAVAGWMHYITVGPNREGEDKPEVIGKDGKILHGEEDA